The Salvelinus namaycush isolate Seneca chromosome 13, SaNama_1.0, whole genome shotgun sequence genome includes a region encoding these proteins:
- the LOC120058063 gene encoding coiled-coil domain-containing protein 138-like, with product MQPLALSSTLRRLGEEVSRVPTQQQDPSGPLKTRGPPLPPSLYRSLCPHTRLLSSLIILRTITQADILAQVLDSLHSDLVCVDVRGLFLQYGGVSVLLALLRGGKGGLQTPVDILMQLSTESRYLSEFLSACSTEEFFRTAALLVKNPRLELPLLEKLSIILQKLSKIRKNRRLFELCSLHLLLQEMHRTTDPTLTFLSLNLSSILLNLK from the exons ATGCAG CCGCTGGCTCTGTCGTCCACTTTGCGGCGTCTGGGGGAGGAGGTGTCCAGGGTTCCGACCCAGCAGCAGGACCCCAGCGGCCCTCTGAAGACCAGGggccctcctctacctccctctctatacaGGAGCCTCTGTCCCCACacacgtctcctctcctccctcatcaTCCTCAGGACCATCACCCAGG CTGACATCTTAGCCCAGGTGTTGGACTCCCTCCACAGTGACCTGGTGTGTGTGGATGTCCGGGGGCTGTTTCTTCAGTACGGGGGAGTGTCTGTCCTCCTAGCCCTGCTCCGAGGAGGGAAGGGGGGGCTGCAGACCCCCGTAGACATCCTAATGCAGCTCAGCACAGAGTCAC GGTATCTGTCTGAGTTCCTGTCTGCTTGCAGTACTGAAGAGTTCTTCCGTACTGCAGCTCTCCTTGTGAAGAACCCCAGACTAGAACTTCCTCTTCTGGAGAAACTCTCCATCATCCTACAGAAACTCTCCAAGATCAG GAAGAACAGGCGGCTGTTTGAGCTCTGCTCTCTTCATCTGCTGCTGCAGGAGATGCACAGAACAACTGACCCTACACTCACCTTTTTGTCATTGAACCTTAGCTCTATACTACTCAATCTGAAATAA